One genomic segment of Chitinophaga sancti includes these proteins:
- a CDS encoding chloride channel protein, which translates to MKNEYVRIGLGAAIVGVSIFIFPHLFGDSYSGVKDMIEQSSRTPLTYTLAFTILGIVVLKPIISSVTLGAGGDGGVFAPGIVIGALLGLLVALTCNQFFHTQLVVSNFIILGIAAVLSGAIHAPLTSSSLAVRLSGSFILTFPILLASMAARYTAGKIYPYTVYSYKDQH; encoded by the coding sequence ATGAAGAATGAATATGTGCGTATCGGTCTGGGAGCTGCGATAGTAGGTGTGAGTATTTTCATATTCCCTCACCTGTTTGGAGACAGCTATAGTGGGGTGAAAGATATGATTGAACAATCCAGTCGCACACCCCTCACCTATACATTGGCATTCACGATACTGGGTATTGTTGTGCTGAAGCCGATCATCTCTTCAGTTACACTGGGAGCTGGTGGTGATGGTGGGGTATTTGCACCAGGTATTGTGATAGGTGCTTTGCTGGGGCTACTGGTAGCGCTTACATGTAACCAGTTCTTCCACACGCAGCTGGTAGTAAGCAACTTTATCATCCTGGGTATTGCAGCAGTATTAAGCGGCGCCATACATGCACCGCTTACTTCATCTTCCCTGGCAGTACGTTTATCAGGTAGCTTCATACTGACTTTCCCTATTCTGTTAGCCAGTATGGCAGCTCGCTATACTGCCGGGAAAATATATCCTTACACTGTTTATAGCTATAAGGATCAACATTAA